From one Humulus lupulus chromosome 8, drHumLupu1.1, whole genome shotgun sequence genomic stretch:
- the LOC133793569 gene encoding probable 2-oxoglutarate-dependent dioxygenase AOP1 yields the protein MGSLVERKIPVVYFDKETLKPGTDSWDLACKQVRSAFEEHGCFEAVFDKIPVQLHNSVFAATKDLFDLPTETLLRKTSDRPGLPYTPNWVHNPLFGSLGIDYPSTPQGVEKFTNVMWPQGNEAFRESVLSFSKLIMELYETATRMIFESYGVERLHDTVMKSTFPRIKFAKYRNPKENEASLGLKTHTDKTFITIVHQHEVEGLEILSKDGEWLVDAKPSPTSFVVFAGDIFRAWSNDRVIPCDHRVIMKKGKDRYAISLFTYIEGTMDIPEEMVDNDKYPLQYKPINHLSFMKRFFVDEEPELQYAPCPIKFFCGV from the exons ATGGGTTCTCTCGTAGAGCGTAAGATCCCCGTCGTGTATTTCGACAAGGAAACCCTAAAGCCAGGAACAGACTCATGGGATTTGGCGTGCAAACAAGTCCGCAGCGCTTTTGAAGAGCACGGTTGTTTCGAAGCTGTTTTTGACAAAATTCCCGTCCAACTTCACAACTCAGTTTTTGCTGCCACTAAAGATTTGTTCGACCTTCCAACTGAAACTCTTTTGAGGAAAACCAGTGACAGGCCTGGCTTACCCTACACTCCCAACTGGGTCCACAACCCTCTCTTTGGGTCTTTGGGCATTGACTATCCCTCAACCCCTCAAGGAGTTGAAAAATTTACTAACGTTATGTGGCCCCAAGGAAATGAGGCTTTCCG TGAAAGTGTTCTCTCGTTCTCGAAGCTGATCATGGAATTGTACGAAACGGCAACCAGAATGATCTTTGAAAGCTACGGAGTGGAGAGGTTGCACGACACTGTAATGAAGTCAACATTTCCTCGTATAAAATTTGCCAAGTATAGAAATCCAAAGGAGAACGAAGCCAGTTTGGGGTTAAAAACTCATACGGATAAGACCTTCATAACTATAGTGCACCAGCATGAAGTTGAAGGTTTGGAAATCTTGTCCAAGGATGGTGAGTGGCTTGTTGATGCGAAACCCTCTCCTACTTCTTTTGTGGTCTTCGCAGGCGACATTTTCAGG GCTTGGAGTAATGATAGGGTAATTCCTTGTGACCATCGAGTGATTATGAAAAAAGGCAAAGACAGATATGCAATTTCACTGTTCACATACATAGAAGGAACTATGGATATTCCTGAAGAGATGGTGGATAATGACAAATATCCTTTGCAGTATAAGCCTATCAATCATCTGAGCTTTATGAAGCGTTTTTTTGTAGACGAAGAACCAGAACTGCAATACGCTCCATGCCCTATTAAATTCTTTTGTGGTGTTTGA